The DNA region AAATTCACATAGCCTATATTTAGGCTATTTGAAATGGGTTTAGTGCTTTGGGGATAATTGTCAGTAGGTCAAAATCATAGCTCATATATTGTTATCTGTATCATGTTACAGGTCTCGGCTGTTCCCTGAATCTGCTGTGCGAAATATTATGTTCCAGATACTGCAGGGATTATCTTTTATTCATAAGCATGGTATGATTAGAATGATACACTAGCACTTTTTGCTAATGCTTTTTACTTGTTACTTTGTATGCTCACTGTATGATTTTCCCCCTAGGATTCTTTCACAGGGATATGAAACCTGAGAATCTTCTGTGCATGGGACCAGAGCTTGTGAAAATAGCTGACTTTGGGCTTGCCCGTGAGATAAGATCTCGGCCGCCATACACAGATTATGTTTCAACAAGATGGTTAGTTTTGTTACCTCCATATGATGGGTTTATGTGTCACTAACCACATTTCTATCCACAACTTTTATACGAGTGAAGtcatactgtatataaaaaagAAATCACGCCATTTGAGATGATTTAAATGCTTACAGATCATTTGAGATGGCGTGATTTAAATGCTTACAGATCATTTGAGACGGCGTGATTTAAATGCTTACAGATCATTTGAGACAGCGTGATTTAAATGCTTACAGATCATTTGAGATGGCGTGATTTAAATGCTTACAGACCATTTGAGATGGCGTGATTTAAATGCTTACAGATCATTTGAGATGGCGTGATTTAAATGCTTACAGATCATTTGAGATGGCGTGATTTAAATGCTTACAGATCATTTGAGATGGCGTGATTTAAATGCTTACAGACCATTTGAGATGGCGTGATTCAAATGCTTACAGACCATTTGAGATGGCGTGATTTAAATGCTTACAGATCATTTGAGATGGCGTGATTTAAATGCTTACAGATCATTTGAGACGGCGTGATTTAAATGCTTACAGATCATTTGAGACGGCGTGATTTAAATGCTTACAGATCATTTGTTAATTCGACATGGTGGGATATATTTGTGTCGGTAAAGTTAATAATGCGAGAAATGGCCTTGGAAACGCctttatgcacaaatattgatataataaccatcatatgtCGTGGAATttcagtactgagagagacttagtcatttcttcaaacaatcatcttattgcaataatgaaactGTCAACTCAACAGTCTTGACTGTTAGGCTGAGAGCCTACCCTTTACAGACCATGCTGTTCCTTATATACCTTGTACCAAGATTGCTTAGTCATAGCTGGTTCAACCCACCCCCCCCATATAGATAAGCCACTTTGGGTTCATCCTATGGTCATCTGCCTCTGGTGCTGTCTCCCAGATGCCAGGAAGATTGGGACTACTGAGGCCTTTGCTCCGTTCCTCCAGGCTCTCTCGATCTCGGTGACACCCACCGCATCTTATCTATGGAATGCCATCTGTAGGTTTTTACTTAGCCATCACTTAATCAGTTGCCAGCCCCAGCTTCAAAACACTCCTCTCAGTTCACTCAGGATGAAGGAAATATCTTACTACAATATTAGTTAAGTAAATCATTTCTAACTATTAATCTCAAACAAATAAGGTGAAAACATAATTTTTCCCTCACACATATCAAAGTAAACTTTGAGTCACTCGATGATATGGTATGTAGTCTACTTCTCCCACTACGACTttggaaaccatgcagtttataaggctacagatgaaatcagttatgatgaacttcacagggtggtgaaagtgcagagtgatgagcttgatgctgctttccaataaatattgagggtcttattctggtgacatgatgatcgatgcttgaatgccatttgacaaataagtTCTTTTTTTTtcgctcttatccataatctCATCATACACAGTAGGCCAGCCTACCCGTAccgtatctgtgagctgttggctagagcacatgTGCCAAGCCCAGGGTagacacatttgctatttaatgtAACAccttttgtgacaaaactattgATAGAGTTGAAAGTCCAATGGAAACACTTTGAACTTTAGATTTTGATCCGGTACATAAAAACATAAGcattttgtgtgcactacgtcatcacatacgtcagtttggtggaaacaccactggtgggaaaatgcacatatTTTCAATGCGAATTTTAGAATcttcgccaattggatggaaacctaactACTGACACCATATTTAGTTATATCTGAATTCATTTTTCAAATTTTCTGTCAATTTGTGACATGAAACCTCTTTTATTTCTCTCATCATGGGGAGCATCAACCAGCCTATAAAGCCCTTCTCCCTTCCCTGTGGTGTCTTCCAGGTACAGAGCTCCAGAGGTGTTGCTGAGGTCCACCTCGTACAGCTCTCCCATAGACCAGTGGGCTGTGGGCTGCATCATGGCAGAGCTTTACACCCTCAGGCCTCTGTTCCCTGGCTCCAGTGAAGTGGACACCATCTTCAAAATCTGCCAAGTCCTGGGAACTCCAATGAAGGTAGCCTTGTTCTCCAGGGCTGTTAGATCCAGAATGTCAGCCAAAAGCAAGCTATACTGTCCTCGCATCATCATGTAAAATGTCTTGTGGTGGTGTTAAATACACAAATCAAACCTCACTGAAGATGTGATCAGTCTTGTGTAATGTGCTtttgaaatgacaaacttcacAGATTATTTGTCATAACATCTAAAAAAAATGGTTACATCTATCTATTTTATTACTATATGGTAAAATAAGCAGGTCAATAATCATTGTGTTGGATCCACTTCTTCTAGAATGACTGGCTGGAGGGCTTCCAGTTGTCAGCAGCCATGAATTTCCGCTGGCCCCAGTGTGTCCCCAGTAATCTGAGCAGTCTGATCCCCAACGCCAGTACTGAGGCCATCCAACTGATGAGAGACTTACTCCAGTGGGACCCTAAGAAGAGGCCAGCCTCTGCCCATGTAGCAAACCCTGGCTTGGGCATATCTGTTATAATCTAGGCTAAAATAAATGTTTAGAATGAATCCTTAGAATAGTTATTTTACCATCCACCGATAGAATGGTGAATACTGAAATAATTATTAGATTTAAAGCTATGTAAGCTTGTACATTGCTAAACAGGTTAGATATTCTAACATTTTAATGGCATGTTAACTGATTAATATGTCCTGCTTTGGGATCCTTCAAAGCCAATCAATTATTTTATTCTCCATTTGCAGGCCCTCAGGTACTCCTACTTCTACGTGGGTCAGGCGTTGGGCACTCCTCAGCAGATCCTGGAGCAGGGCAGGCCTCAGCCAGGTCCCCTACCTCCACAGCCACCACAACCATTACAGCAGCCCCTGCAGCAGCTACAACCACTGCTGCTGCTCAAGCCAGTGCCCCCTCCCCAGCCAGCGCCCCCAAATCAGCATTTCACCTCGTCCAGGCCCCTGCAACAGATCCatccagccccagtctcagcccccaCCCCAGTTCCATCGTACCAGAGGCACTCAAAGCTGTTGCGAGAGCAGCCCAACCGCATGGTGAAGCAGGAGGAGACTGAGATGGTCCCACAGACCCGCTTAACTTACATTGTTGACAAGAGCTTGCAGAGCCAGGTGAGTTTTCAGTCACCAACCAGGGCTTCTTGAGCACGGCAAGCATTCATCAGTGTAATGTCATTAAATGTTAGAATACCTTGTTAAATGAATACAAAATTAAATGGAAAGTTGATGAATTCTTCATAAATGTAATTGAACTgtttttcttctttctctctctccatagagaTTGTTAATACAccatttcctttttttttttacagttgacCCAGGAGGCTGAGAATGCCAACTTCTTAAGCTATCAGACGAAACCTAAGGGTGGAGGACGCCGGCGATGGGGCCATGGCACAGGCCTCCTAAAGGGTGACGAGTGGGATGACTTTGAGGACACGGAGCTGACCTCACTAAGTTTTCTGGGCAAAACAAACTTTCCTACAGAAAAACGAAGAGAGGAGACGTTGAGCAGGTGAGATTGTCTCCCTGTGTTATCCCAGTGACCTGAGTAAACCTGTGTTATCCCAGTGACCTGCTTTAACCTGCATTATCCCAGTGACCTGTGCGTTATCAGTCTGATCTTTTCAGATAAGGGCTTTATGTATTTCTGTTATGCCTTTCAGGTACGGAAATGTTTTGGATTTTAGCAGCCCCAAAGTTAAGGGGCAGGTGACGACAGGTGACGATGCACCTTTGAATCTGAACAAGGCCATGTCCTACCAGGAGCCTTCAAGGACAGCCTCTGCCAAACAGTATTACTTGAAGCAGTCAAGATATCTACCAGGTAGAAAATACAAAAACCTTACCTTTCTTCCAAGTGGATATTTTTAACAAGGCACTTTCAGTTATTGCcaatgtacactactgttcaaaagtttggggtcacttagaaatgttcttgtttttgaaagaaccATGGACCAttctgtccatttaaaataacatcaaattgatcagaaatacagtgtagacattgtagtaaattactattgtagctggaaatggctgataaaaaaaaatatatatatatatatatatatttaaaaaaaaaaaaatgtatatccacataggagtacagaggcccattatcagcaaccatcactcctgtcttccaatggcacgttgtgttagctaatcccaagtttcattttaaaaggctaattgatcattagacaaacctttttcaattatgttagcacagctgaaaactgttgtgctgattttaaagaagcaatgaaattggcctttagactagttgagtatctggagcatcagcatttgtggattcgattacaggctcaaaatggccagaaacaaagatatttcttctgaaactaatcagtctatttttgttctgagaaatgaaggctatttcatgcaagaaattgccaataaagaagatctcgtacaatgctgtgtaccactcccttcacagaacagcgtaaactgtctctaaccagaatagaaagaggagtgggaggccccggtgcacaactgagcaagaagacaagtacattagatggtctagtttgagaaacagatgcctcacaagtcatcaactggcagcttcattaaatagtacccacaaaacaccagtctcaacgtcaacagtgaagaggcgactccgggatgctggccttctaggcagagttgcaaagaaaaagccatatcccaGACTGGCcgataaaaataaaagattaagatgagcAAAAGAACAGACTGGGAGATTGGAAAACAGTGTTATGGACAGATTAATTTAAGATTGAGgttcacaaagaagaacattgtTGAGACGCAAATGCtcgaggagtgcttgacgccatctgtcaagcatggtggaggcaatatgatggtctgggggtgctttggtggtggtaaagtgggagatttgtacagggtaaaagggatcttgaagaaggaaggctgtcactccattttgcaacgccatgccataccctgtggacggtgcTTAATTGGAGACAATTTCCTCTTACAACAGAACAATGATCCAatgcacagctccaaactatgcaagaactatttagggaagaagccgTCAGCTGGtaattctgtctataatggagtggccagcacagtcaccggatctcaacccaattaagctgttgtgggagcagcttgaccgtatggtaagTGCCCATCAGgccaagccaatccaacttgtgggaggtgcttcaggaagcatggagtgaaatctcttcagattacctcaatgaattgacaactagaatgacaaaagtctgcaaggctgtaattgctgcaaatggaggattctttgatgaaagctatgtttgaaggacacaattagtATTTCAATTAagaatcattatttataaccttgtcaacatccTGACTATATTTCTTATTCATTTTGCAACACATTTCATGTATGTTtccatggaaaacaaggacatttctaagtgaccccaaatgtTTGAACGGTAGTTTATATCATAAAATGAGGTCACTAATCGGCATTGAGCCTTCTTTGTCAGTAAACTTTGAACTTGATGTAACTGCCATTTTTCTACCAAATCAGAGCCATAAGCATATGCACATGCTCTGATATAGAATGCCTAATGGTTTTCAAACCTGGATGAAACCACATTCTTTTCAGCACCTGATTATCAATGATCATCATCTCAGGAGTGGCTATGTTGCTGAGTCATGATGATGTAGTCTTGTTGAACCACAAGGGGCAGCTTGTTGCAATGGAAATGACATATCAAACTCTATTTCCTAATCTATCCCATCTAACCCTGCAGGTTTAAGTACTAAAAAGAATATGGCAATAAATTCCAACTACAGTGAAAGCAACCTCTGGGGCAGCAAAATTCCTGTTGGAGGAACACTTCCTAACCGAGGCACTCATGGTAATGATTTGTGTTGGGACCAATGTCCTGCATGTTTATCACCTGTCACTCTACTACACTAGTGAGAGGGCTGTGTGGTATAAGCTAGGGTGATGTCTCTGTGGTGTGTGCTAACAGTATTACATGTAAGGTACATTTCCTGTTATCTTTGATGGCCCAATCACAGGTTCAAATACTCTTCCAAGTGGATATGTACCGAACTATTACAAAAAAGAGGTTGGCTCTGCCGGCCAAAGAGTGCAACTCGCACCTATAGGGGACTCAACAGCATCAAGTGAGTGATCTATAGGGGACTCGACAGCATCAAGTGAGTGATCTATAGGGGACTCGACAGCATCAAGTGAGTGATCTATAGGGGACTCGACAGCATCAAGTGAGTGATCTATAGGGGACTCGACAGCATCAAGTGAGTGATCTATAGGGGACTCGACAGCATCAAGTGAGGGACCTATAGGGGACTGGACAGCATCAAGTGAGGGACCTATAGAGGACTGGACAGCATCAAGTGAGGGACCTATAGAGGACTGGACAGCATCAAGTGAGGGACCTATAGGGGACTGGACAGCATCAAGTGAGGGACCTATAGAGGACTGGACAGCATCAAGTGAGGGACCTATAGAGGACTGGACAGCATCAAGTGAGGGACCTATAGAGGACTGGACAGCATCAAGTGAGGGACCTATAGGGGACTGGACAGCATCAAGTGAGGGATCTTTTGTAGTCTCGATGCACAGTTGGCAATCCAGGCTAGGTGCTGTGTAGTAATGTAATTCTATTATAAGGTAATAATGTGGCTTGTCTCTGCTGTCACAGATTATGCAACCTGGAGGTCGTCTAGCAGAAGTCAGATGGGTGCCTCGTCCTATGTGCCGTCACCCACCAAGACTACGCCTGGCCTACGGTCTCGCCCCCCAGCACAGGCCATCCATGGGCGCACAGACTGGACTGCCAAATATGGACACCGCTAGTGGCCTCTTTGGGACACTTGTGTTATTTCAGTACTTCAGATTAGTCTTTTCCCTATAAAAGGAAAAATGTATGTTTTCATATCAAAGTATGTACATGTTATACAGCAATAACCTTGGTTTTGTATTAATCTGTGTCTATTGTTCAATGTACAACTttttcagtgtgtgtatgtattataTGGATAAATGACCTCTGCAAAATGTTGGTGTCGTCACATTTTGTTCAGTGACAAATTCCATACCATTTTTTTGTTTATTGCGTAGCATAACTTTCTCAACCCCTTCTTAAAATGTTTGTTCCATAGATTTTGTAAAACGTCCCCACGATCCAGTCTTTATGCATTTTATATTGCAAATATCACTGTGATATTTTGGCCAACACTGTTTTTCTGTTGCcaatttgtctttattttttttacatgtttttcTTGGTGCTTTCTTTCATGAGACATTCTGGAATACAGGAAACACTTGTATCTTGatcatttttatattttattcattGTTTTTTTTCTCTAAATCAATAACTCTGTGCTTTATTTTAATCAGAATTGATGACACAATTGGCTTTAGTGTTCTCTTTCTTTGTAATGAATTGTGTGGCTCTCAAAAAAAATTATTGAGAGATTGTACGTTGACTTGGTTTATCTGCTGGGCCAAATTGTAAAAACATTACATGTATAACTGCCAGTTACCAAATGCCATTGCTAACTTTTTATTTATGTGGTATTGTAATGACCATTTCATTAACAACAGTTAATAAACTCATTGGTGTGTATATCGTCTGATTTAgtaaaaatcttatttacaatgaaggccttcTGGGTcgttgtgggttaactgcccagGAGAAGAAcaatagatttttaccttgtcagctctgggtttTGATCCAGCTAACTGGTTAATAACCAAAAGTTAAagaaatcacttttttttttcaaaagAAGGCAGACTGCCACGTGCAGTGCCTCATTTGGATGTGTCTGAAGTCTTGGAGCTTGACTTCCCTACGTTTCTCCTACAAATGGGCCTTGAGCTTGTTTGGAGGTTCTAGCAGGGAGTGCAGCTACGCGTATACCAACGATGCTCGTCCGGGAAACTCGTCCTCTTCCACCGAGCGCGGGGCTTCGGGAGGGACGCACATGGAGcggtgagggaggaaggggacACCCGCCTAGCCAGCCAGATCAGCCGAATCAACCCTAGCGATCAATGGGGTGACAGATGTCGCAGCCAGATCGCCCTCACATCCGCAGAAAAGGAGTGGCTCGTCGGTTTATATATCAAGAAAGAGTCATACGATTTGCAGTTACGGTTTGTATTATTTTTGTGGGTCGTATTTTAAAATACTGTTGTCTGTTATGACATCTTCTGTAAGAGGGAGTCGGAGAATATGTGATTTGCCTTCTAATATGTTTGTTTTACAACGCATTTGTTATTTTACCCATGATGCCTTGCAGACATGAAAATCTCCAACTCAACTCTCATGTCGGTCATATGACACAGTGCTTGAGGTTCACTTCTTCGTTAGAAGCGTTTCGTAACTTTGTAAATTAACTTATTcggagttcacacacacataaCAGGTGCATACTTGTCTCTCGATATATAAGGTCAGTATTACTTCTTAGACTTATCTAGAAATTATTGGTTGATAATTACACAGACAACCGCATGTTTTGTATGCTTTTGTTTTTCAGCTTTATTTTCGTGTATGTTTCAGTGTTCTAGTTTCAGAGTAGTCTGTTCACAATGTACAGTAAAGTATTTGACAGGCATGCATGCACCAAATCTATTGCAATGCATCTAGCGCAACAATGCTGAATTTGCACACACGTGAAAGCGTAATGGAATGTGGTTATTTCTTTCCTACAGTAAACTTCAATTTCACCATGTCTGGAAAAGTGGTGTTGACTTATTTCAACGGGAGGGGCAGAATGGAGTCAATTCGATGGCTTTTAGCAGTTGCTGGAGTTGAGGTACGTAGGCTGAGCAAATAAAACACATGAGTTGAAATAGTGGCTAGACAAACATGTGATGCCCACAGATAGATCACTGAACTGGATGTTCTGTCATAATTAAAATGTACATTTTATGTCCACAGTTTGAAGAAGTGAATATAACAAAGCGTCAGGAATATGTAAAACTGTTGAGTGGTAAGTTTTGGTCACAATGGTAAATAGAAATCTGATAACATGCTCATTGTTTTGAAGGGTGTTTCATTGTTTAACCTTCTTTTTTTAAAGATGGAGCACTCATGTTTGAGCAGGTTCCCTTGGTGGAAATGGATGGAATGAAGCTGGTTCAAACCAAGGCTATCCTGAACTACATAGCAGGGAAATACAATCTCTATGGGAAAGACTTAAAAGAACGAGTCATGTATGTATGACATTTTTTTATGATTGAATTCTAACATTTATTTACTTGTTTGGTTGTATTGCAGAGACATAAGTGAAGCTGTTTGTATAAAAAAATGAGGGAAATCTGCTATGATTTCAAAGGGTTTGGTTTTCATTTACTTTTAGGATTGACATGTATGCTGAGGGCGTGCAGGACTTGATGCAAATGATGATGGCTTTGCCCTTCATGCCGCCTGACACCAAGGAAACTAAactggaggagatagagaggaaagCAACAAGCCGTTACCTCCCTGTGTTCGAGAAGGTACTGTATGATTTGGGCCTTGGCCAGATGGGAAGAGTAGAGCTCACTAAGGGGAGGAAATCTAATCTAAGCTATTATATTAGCATAACAATTGCAACATACCATGTTTGCTAAGGCAACAGAAAAGAAGGTTGGCACGTTTGTACAAGTTGTATTGTATAAAGAGGCTGTGCTTGTGATTTTCTCACAGGCGCTAATTGGCTCCCAGTACCTGGTGGGTTTTCAGTTGAGCTGTGCTGATGTCCAGCTACTTGAAACCACCTTGATGTTGGAGGAGAAATTTCCAACAATTCTTTCCAAATTCCCTGCTGTTAAGGTAAAGTTGATTACAAATGTATTTTGTTCTTGACAAAATAATCATTAGTCAAATCATCTTGTTTCATTTGAGTCTCATCAAAACATGTTAGAGGTTGACATAACCCCAGTAGCATATGAATATCACATACCAGCTCCACAGCACATTTGTTAGATATCAGTATACAATATGACTGGCCATACCGGTTCAAATGTACTGCTACAAAACCCTGGGTGTGTCTCAataatctctcctctctcatgaaGTCTACACTCTTTCAGTACTTCCCACAAATCTCAAAGCATTGTATTAGTGGAGGCATATTTCTTTTACCAGTAATTGCCTTTCAAATCAGTGAATGGGAGAAAAACAAGTGCACACCCTGGGAGGAAGGATAGATGATTAGGACATATTACACAGCAGATTTAAAAGAAGGGTAAAAAGATCCATGGATACTTCAGTTGATTCATTCTTGATTGGGTGTGACTGGTTTTCTTTTCAGGCTTTTCAAGGGAAGATGAAAAGCCTACCAGCCATTCACAAGTTCCTGCAGCCAGGCAGCAAGAGGAAGCCTCAACCAGATGACGTATATGTAAAGACTGTGTGTGAGGTGTTAGACTTAAAGCTCTGATTCTCGTCTAAACATCAAGTAAAATTGACTTTAAAGAGTTGAAGCTAATATAATATATTACCTATACATTGTTCCATATTGTCATTCCAAGTCATAATGTCCTGTAAAATGCTGTGGAGAAATTATGACATAAGCTTATGAATTGTTTAACCCTGGCAATATGAGTGTGGTGTATTGTTTGCAAAATTGTTTTAGAACTAGTTCCCTTTGTGCTCACAAGAAGTTTCCGGCAATACCCAAGAGAGAACCTTGATTTACTTGGGTGAACGCCCAGAAATAGCCTCTAAGAATTTTATCAGGAGCAGGTGTCTTGTTACACATTCTCTTTTGTACCCAAAACTCCTCGTGCTGAGGATGAATCGTGTCTGTGTGAGTTGTGTGTATCCTAGTATAAAAGGTGCCTGGGGACAGTCCCCTCGTAGAGCTTCTGACCAACCTGTACTGAGTGTGCAGAGTTTGTTGTAACCTTTCCACTGGCGTGACTCTTAATAAAGTTAATTTACTAATTGACTTGAGTCCTTCATGGTAATTTCTATTACAATGTGTAAGGACAATTGTTTAACGAGCACAAGTATTTGTTTTCCAATAATGTGCACAAAGAAAAAGGCTGTTGAACAAACAAAATATTTGTTGTAACTAAACCCTCTGTGTCTGTTGTGAGTTTTCCATCATTGCTAGAGGATATTTACTGTCATGCAACTGAATATGATTATGTAAAACTACTGAAAGGTTAGTAGTCAAACCTGCAATGCTATAAAATGTATTGTGTACGAGTAGTAAAtgtcattgtatttctgttcCCATATCCATTGAACAAATCATAGCCTGTGTGCTTATAACCAGTAGTAAATTTAATTGTTCAACAAAAAGTGCTCCTTTGTTCTTACAATGACTGAGTGAATAGTTATTGTAAGACTGTACTTCATTCAACTTAAACAATTTCCGATGAGACAACATAACTATTCAAGgaagtacagtggcttgcgaaagtattcacctccTTGGCatgtttcctattttgttgccttacaacctggaattcgaatggatttttgggggggtttgtatcatttgatttacacaacatgcctaccactttgaagatgcaccATTGTTTTTGTGAAacaaaacttgagcgtgcataactgttcaccccccaagtcaatactttgtatagacaccttttgcagcaattacagctgcaagtctcttggggcatgtctctataagcttagcacatctagccactgggatttttgcccattcttcaaggcaaaactgctccagctccttcaagttggatgggttccgctagtgtacagcaatctttaagtcatagcacagattctcaattggattgaggtctgggctttccAAGACGttgaaatgtttccccttaaaccactcaagtgttgctttagcagtatgcttagggtcattgtcctgctggaaggtgaacctccatcccagtctagtctctggaagacaaacaggtttccctcaagaatttccctgtatttagagccatccatcattccttcaattctgaccagtttccccagtccctgctgatgaaaaacatccccacagcacgatgctgccaccaccatgcttcactgtgaggatggtgttctcggggtgatgggaggtgtttggtttgcaccagacatagcattttccttgatggccaaaaagctcaatttttagtctcatctgaccagagtaccttcttccatatgtttggggagtctcccagatgccttttggcaaacaccaaacttGTTTGCTTTTTTTcccttctttaagcaatggctttttttctgtccATTCTTTGGTAAAGCCCAGCTATGTGGAGTGTAccgcttaaagtggtcctatggacagatactccaatctccgctgtggagctttgcagctccttcagggttatctttggtcttttgttgcctctctgattaatgccctccttgcctggtctgtgagttttggtgggcggccctctcttggcaggtttgtcaTATTCTTTCTGATATTCTTttataactcaaccctgatctgtacttctccacaactttgtccctgacctgtttgtagAG from Oncorhynchus nerka isolate Pitt River linkage group LG16, Oner_Uvic_2.0, whole genome shotgun sequence includes:
- the LOC115144413 gene encoding serine/threonine-protein kinase ICK-like isoform X2, yielding MNRYTTLRQLGDGTYGSVILGRSLESGELVAIKKMKRKFYSWEECMNLREVISLKKLNHANVVKLKEVIRENDHLYFVFEYMKENLYQLMKDRSRLFPESAVRNIMFQILQGLSFIHKHGFFHRDMKPENLLCMGPELVKIADFGLAREIRSRPPYTDYVSTRWYRAPEVLLRSTSYSSPIDQWAVGCIMAELYTLRPLFPGSSEVDTIFKICQVLGTPMKNDWLEGFQLSAAMNFRWPQCVPSNLSSLIPNASTEAIQLMRDLLQWDPKKRPASAHALRYSYFYVGQALGTPQQILEQGRPQPGPLPPQPPQPLQQPLQQLQPLLLLKPVPPPQPAPPNQHFTSSRPLQQIHPAPVSAPTPVPSYQRHSKLLREQPNRMVKQEETEMVPQTRLTYIVDKSLQSQLTQEAENANFLSYQTKPKGGGRRRWGHGTGLLKGDEWDDFEDTELTSLSFLGKTNFPTEKRREETLSRYGNVLDFSSPKVKGQVTTGDDAPLNLNKAMSYQEPSRTASAKQYYLKQSRYLPGLSTKKNMAINSNYSESNLWGSKIPVGGTLPNRGTHDYATWRSSSRSQMGASSYVPSPTKTTPGLRSRPPAQAIHGRTDWTAKYGHR
- the LOC115144413 gene encoding serine/threonine-protein kinase ICK-like isoform X1 — its product is MNRYTTLRQLGDGTYGSVILGRSLESGELVAIKKMKRKFYSWEECMNLREVISLKKLNHANVVKLKEVIRENDHLYFVFEYMKENLYQLMKDRSRLFPESAVRNIMFQILQGLSFIHKHGFFHRDMKPENLLCMGPELVKIADFGLAREIRSRPPYTDYVSTRWYRAPEVLLRSTSYSSPIDQWAVGCIMAELYTLRPLFPGSSEVDTIFKICQVLGTPMKNDWLEGFQLSAAMNFRWPQCVPSNLSSLIPNASTEAIQLMRDLLQWDPKKRPASAHALRYSYFYVGQALGTPQQILEQGRPQPGPLPPQPPQPLQQPLQQLQPLLLLKPVPPPQPAPPNQHFTSSRPLQQIHPAPVSAPTPVPSYQRHSKLLREQPNRMVKQEETEMVPQTRLTYIVDKSLQSQLTQEAENANFLSYQTKPKGGGRRRWGHGTGLLKGDEWDDFEDTELTSLSFLGKTNFPTEKRREETLSRYGNVLDFSSPKVKGQVTTGDDAPLNLNKAMSYQEPSRTASAKQYYLKQSRYLPGLSTKKNMAINSNYSESNLWGSKIPVGGTLPNRGTHGSNTLPSGYVPNYYKKEVGSAGQRVQLAPIGDSTASNYATWRSSSRSQMGASSYVPSPTKTTPGLRSRPPAQAIHGRTDWTAKYGHR
- the LOC115144414 gene encoding glutathione S-transferase 3-like, whose translation is MSGKVVLTYFNGRGRMESIRWLLAVAGVEFEEVNITKRQEYVKLLSDGALMFEQVPLVEMDGMKLVQTKAILNYIAGKYNLYGKDLKERVMIDMYAEGVQDLMQMMMALPFMPPDTKETKLEEIERKATSRYLPVFEKALIGSQYLVGFQLSCADVQLLETTLMLEEKFPTILSKFPAVKAFQGKMKSLPAIHKFLQPGSKRKPQPDDVYVKTVCEVLDLKL